The following proteins are encoded in a genomic region of Phycisphaera sp.:
- a CDS encoding SpoIIE family protein phosphatase: MAVPSIILASSDPAGDPARTLWKNICDAWGPRVPEADPIDVGDLADALIAQSEGQDGPRVQAVLVLLDEGTPTATLIALAHLLHDAQAFGFVMMPGMPAEVQEQISGGGLVGVDGDHPPQAIATGLRALFGRQESVEEMQRELRILSSAQGGVRQEMDRMHEELNLAAVIQQELLPAELPEAEGLEFGVMFRPATYVSGDIYDVARLDDDRMWFFVADAVGHGVPAALLTMVISRSLRGGAGTRTPAEAVTALNADLVRAQRGRSRFATAVCGTINIRTREVTLCTAGHPPALILGGKEQRTVESGGALLGVFEGEPYEQTSFILEQGETLLLYSDGYETAFPDAEEASKGTTDGKLDTEAYLKEFAGLPWIGSREGACTADAMRTLAERVDCQAGSLHQQDDLTLVAIAALPKTKARKRAA; the protein is encoded by the coding sequence GTGGCCGTACCGAGCATCATCCTCGCAAGCTCAGACCCCGCCGGCGACCCCGCGCGGACGCTCTGGAAGAACATCTGTGACGCCTGGGGTCCGCGTGTTCCTGAGGCCGACCCTATCGACGTGGGTGACCTCGCCGACGCGCTCATTGCCCAGAGCGAGGGTCAGGATGGGCCGCGCGTGCAGGCTGTCCTGGTGCTGCTCGACGAGGGCACGCCCACGGCAACACTCATTGCCCTGGCCCACCTGCTGCACGACGCCCAGGCGTTCGGCTTCGTCATGATGCCGGGCATGCCCGCCGAAGTGCAGGAACAGATCAGCGGTGGGGGGCTCGTGGGCGTCGACGGCGACCACCCGCCGCAGGCCATCGCCACGGGGCTCCGTGCCCTCTTCGGCCGGCAAGAGTCGGTCGAGGAGATGCAGCGCGAGCTGCGCATCCTCAGCAGCGCCCAGGGTGGCGTACGCCAGGAAATGGACCGCATGCACGAGGAACTCAACCTCGCCGCGGTGATCCAGCAGGAACTGCTGCCCGCCGAGCTCCCCGAAGCCGAAGGCCTGGAGTTTGGCGTCATGTTCCGCCCGGCGACGTACGTCAGCGGAGACATCTACGACGTCGCGCGCCTCGACGACGACCGGATGTGGTTCTTCGTGGCCGACGCCGTGGGTCATGGCGTGCCCGCGGCGCTGCTGACGATGGTCATCTCGCGCAGCCTGCGCGGCGGCGCGGGCACCCGCACGCCCGCCGAGGCCGTGACCGCCCTGAACGCCGATCTCGTTCGTGCCCAGCGCGGCCGCTCGCGGTTCGCCACGGCGGTGTGCGGCACGATCAACATCCGCACACGCGAGGTTACGCTGTGTACCGCGGGTCACCCGCCGGCGCTCATTCTCGGGGGTAAAGAACAACGCACCGTCGAATCGGGCGGGGCGCTCCTGGGCGTATTCGAGGGCGAGCCCTACGAGCAAACGAGCTTTATCCTTGAACAAGGCGAGACCCTCTTGCTCTATAGCGACGGCTACGAGACCGCCTTCCCCGATGCCGAAGAGGCATCCAAGGGCACGACCGACGGCAAGCTCGACACCGAGGCCTATCTCAAAGAGTTCGCCGGCCTGCCGTGGATTGGGAGCCGCGAAGGGGCTTGCACGGCCGACGCCATGCGCACGCTGGCCGAGCGCGTTGATTGTCAGGCCGGTTCGCTGCATCAGCAGGACGACCTGACCCTGGTGGCGATTGCCGCGTTGCCCAAAACCAAGGCGCGCAAGCGCGCGGCGTGA
- a CDS encoding DinB family protein, translating to MPDAPSAAQSFSHVRDGLRNMEWGRMLLTEMAKATPDDKFYEVPCEGGNHAAWNIGHIAVTDDMIRAQLGGGEPVLSTEWHEMFKGGSVCKPGAKGHPSREELLDGLARSRAAVVAWLSGLSESELNEPLTGGMTQFAQDRIMLMGSLASHEAFHAGQMSAARRVFGMPPLF from the coding sequence ATGCCCGACGCACCGTCAGCAGCCCAGTCTTTCAGCCACGTCCGCGACGGCCTCCGCAATATGGAATGGGGCCGGATGCTGCTCACCGAAATGGCCAAGGCCACGCCCGACGACAAGTTCTACGAGGTGCCTTGCGAGGGCGGCAACCACGCCGCGTGGAACATCGGCCACATCGCCGTGACCGACGACATGATCCGGGCACAGCTCGGCGGCGGCGAGCCGGTGCTGAGCACCGAGTGGCACGAGATGTTCAAGGGCGGCAGCGTGTGCAAGCCGGGAGCCAAGGGGCACCCGTCGCGTGAGGAGTTGCTCGACGGGCTGGCCCGCTCGCGAGCGGCCGTCGTGGCCTGGCTGAGCGGCCTGAGCGAGAGCGAACTCAACGAACCCCTGACGGGGGGCATGACCCAATTCGCCCAGGATCGCATCATGCTGATGGGCTCGCTCGCCTCGCACGAGGCGTTCCACGCGGGCCAGATGAGCGCGGCACGCCGGGTGTTCGGCATGCCTCCGCTGTTCTGA
- a CDS encoding glycosyltransferase family 9 protein gives MEPQASEPQRILIIRPSALGDVCRSVPVLAALRARWPHARIDWLVQDAFADAVAAHPALSEIVPFPRRELSPLARPDKLLAAVKWGNRLRHRRYDLVIDCQGLMRSGLMTLATMATIRLGAADARELAPLAYTRRVPATHDMHAVDRMLALAQAAVDTFGATESIAAPDMRLYTTAEARAKAERSLTIAGGAPIIVLAPTSRWPAKQWPDDRFAQLALALLNETDATLAIVGGPGEQAQCERTRALSYHNPRVIDLVGQTGIGELMAIIQRSALVVANDSAVLHMAVGFDRPLVALFGPTLTSLVGPYQRAGDVLQHESPAHASAHKNAANASMMRAIAADEAIEAALDRLKVPGLSRSSARSLA, from the coding sequence GTGGAGCCCCAAGCCAGCGAGCCGCAGCGCATCCTCATCATCCGCCCCAGCGCCCTGGGGGACGTCTGCCGCAGCGTGCCGGTGCTGGCCGCCCTGCGGGCCCGCTGGCCCCACGCGAGGATCGACTGGCTGGTCCAAGACGCCTTTGCCGACGCCGTGGCCGCCCATCCGGCCCTCAGCGAGATCGTTCCTTTCCCCCGGCGGGAGCTCTCGCCCCTGGCGCGCCCAGACAAGCTGCTGGCCGCCGTGAAGTGGGGCAACCGGCTCCGCCATCGCCGCTACGACCTCGTGATCGACTGCCAGGGCCTCATGCGGAGCGGCCTGATGACCCTTGCCACGATGGCCACGATTCGCCTTGGTGCTGCCGATGCCCGGGAGCTGGCCCCCCTGGCCTACACCCGCCGGGTGCCGGCGACCCACGACATGCACGCGGTCGACCGCATGCTGGCCCTCGCCCAGGCGGCCGTCGATACGTTCGGTGCCACCGAGTCGATCGCTGCCCCGGACATGCGGCTGTATACGACAGCCGAAGCGCGGGCCAAGGCGGAGAGATCGCTGACGATCGCTGGCGGGGCCCCGATCATCGTGCTCGCGCCCACAAGCCGCTGGCCGGCCAAGCAGTGGCCCGACGACCGCTTCGCGCAACTCGCCCTCGCATTGCTCAACGAGACCGATGCCACACTGGCCATCGTCGGCGGCCCGGGCGAGCAAGCCCAGTGCGAGCGCACCCGCGCCCTGAGCTACCACAACCCCCGGGTCATCGACTTGGTCGGCCAGACCGGCATCGGCGAGCTCATGGCGATCATTCAGCGCTCGGCCTTGGTCGTCGCCAACGATTCGGCCGTCCTGCACATGGCCGTGGGCTTCGATCGGCCCCTGGTCGCCCTGTTCGGGCCGACGCTCACCAGCCTGGTCGGCCCCTACCAGCGTGCGGGCGACGTGCTCCAGCACGAGTCTCCCGCCCACGCTAGTGCGCACAAGAACGCCGCGAATGCGAGCATGATGCGCGCGATCGCGGCGGATGAGGCCATCGAGGCGGCCTTGGATCGCCTCAAAGTGCCTGGGCTCAGCCGTTCTTCTGCGCGAAGTCTTGCATGA
- a CDS encoding SRPBCC domain-containing protein, with the protein MGRLVQGVAVVAGLGVGLVVLAMGPAGDPQGAMMAEPNSGTGDLTIDGGLHETKPTDRQIVETRVVAASPKACWDKWTTSEGVGSFLTENNTVELRVGGPFEVYFAMQLPEGQRGSEGCKILSYLPQRMLSFEWNAPPTFPEVREKRSRVVVIFEKVEDGTRVELTHLGFGSSEQWGQVHEYFTKAWPRVMDSFAGSFES; encoded by the coding sequence ATGGGCAGGTTGGTACAGGGCGTAGCGGTGGTTGCCGGTCTGGGCGTAGGGTTGGTGGTGCTGGCGATGGGGCCAGCCGGCGACCCCCAAGGGGCAATGATGGCTGAACCCAACAGCGGAACCGGAGACCTCACCATCGACGGCGGGCTGCACGAAACGAAGCCGACCGACCGGCAGATCGTGGAAACCCGGGTGGTGGCCGCCTCTCCGAAAGCGTGCTGGGACAAATGGACAACGAGCGAGGGTGTCGGCAGCTTCCTCACAGAGAACAACACCGTCGAGCTCCGTGTGGGCGGGCCCTTCGAGGTCTACTTCGCGATGCAACTACCCGAGGGGCAGCGTGGCTCGGAGGGGTGCAAGATCCTGAGCTATTTGCCGCAGCGGATGCTAAGCTTCGAGTGGAACGCGCCGCCGACGTTCCCCGAAGTACGCGAGAAGCGCAGCCGCGTGGTCGTGATTTTTGAGAAGGTCGAGGACGGCACGCGAGTAGAGCTCACCCACCTGGGCTTCGGCTCAAGCGAACAGTGGGGCCAGGTCCACGAGTACTTCACCAAGGCGTGGCCGCGGGTGATGGATAGCTTTGCAGGGAGCTTCGAGAGCTAG
- a CDS encoding metalloregulator ArsR/SmtB family transcription factor, giving the protein MEAPPPTTPESAHPDSAEIDDVWKALSDPTRRAILDLLRESRASTGDLAGAFPALTRFAVMKHLSVLEAAGLVVSRKEGRQKWNYLNAVPLRRVYERWVSRYQDRWAGSLVGLQRLAESQEDSPVPTDTINMSASVVQTEITIDAPPMKVYDLFFDRPNDWFYESEESRKTQTTKAERKIGGHFYIETAHPDGTSDHNVIGTITMLKPGRKVRMRGDCTMPNAFIANMTIAFEAAGNGTRVSIEHRMAGEFDDDLPAGFEEGWQDGLQKLKKLAEG; this is encoded by the coding sequence ATGGAGGCACCGCCCCCCACGACTCCCGAATCGGCCCATCCCGATTCAGCAGAGATTGATGATGTGTGGAAGGCCCTGAGCGACCCGACGCGGCGGGCCATCCTGGACCTCTTACGCGAGAGCCGCGCCAGCACGGGCGACCTCGCCGGCGCGTTCCCTGCGCTCACTCGGTTCGCGGTGATGAAGCACCTGTCGGTGCTCGAGGCCGCCGGGCTGGTCGTGTCGCGAAAGGAGGGGCGCCAGAAGTGGAATTATCTCAACGCGGTACCCCTGCGCAGGGTGTACGAGCGATGGGTGAGCAGATACCAAGACCGATGGGCCGGTTCGCTCGTCGGGCTGCAAAGGCTCGCAGAGAGCCAGGAGGATTCGCCAGTGCCGACCGACACGATCAACATGTCCGCCAGCGTGGTCCAGACCGAGATCACCATCGACGCCCCGCCCATGAAGGTCTACGACCTGTTCTTCGATCGCCCCAACGATTGGTTCTACGAGAGCGAGGAGAGCCGCAAGACCCAGACGACCAAGGCCGAGCGCAAGATCGGCGGGCACTTCTACATCGAGACCGCCCACCCGGACGGCACGTCCGACCACAACGTCATCGGCACGATCACGATGCTCAAGCCCGGCCGCAAGGTGCGGATGCGCGGCGACTGCACGATGCCCAACGCCTTCATCGCCAACATGACCATCGCCTTCGAGGCCGCCGGCAACGGCACCCGCGTGAGCATCGAGCACCGCATGGCTGGGGAGTTCGACGACGATCTGCCCGCCGGCTTCGAGGAGGGCTGGCAGGACGGGCTGCAGAAACTCAAGAAGCTGGCCGAAGGCTGA
- a CDS encoding NAD(P)-binding domain-containing protein: MPARALGGLASVQEVCPVRVLIADKFEDSGVQALKAAGCEVVVDPGLGPDTLPEALATHGPEILIVRSTKVPAAVIEGQGSLKGIIRAGAGHDNVDSAAASGKGVAVCNCPGMNAVAVAELAMGHIINCDRRLPAQDAEIRTGQWNKKEYAKARGLKGLSLLLVGMGAIGREVATRANAFGIDVVGWSRSLTPQSAEQMGVRFGGSSQDDLRKLLGDADVVSVHVAATPETKGMCDASFFGAMKDGAYFINTARGTLVDEAALLDAIKTKGLRAGTDVYQNQPGTPNEAFETSLAGNPSVCCSHHCGASTDQAQQAVAQETVRIVTEYQKTGQFINMVNALQPA, translated from the coding sequence ATGCCAGCGCGGGCCCTTGGCGGGCTCGCGAGCGTTCAGGAGGTATGCCCGGTGCGAGTGCTTATTGCCGACAAATTCGAGGATTCCGGGGTCCAGGCCCTGAAGGCCGCCGGATGCGAGGTTGTGGTTGACCCGGGGCTTGGCCCCGACACGCTGCCCGAGGCCCTGGCCACGCACGGGCCGGAGATCCTGATTGTGCGATCGACCAAGGTGCCCGCGGCGGTCATCGAGGGCCAGGGCTCGCTCAAGGGCATCATCCGGGCTGGCGCGGGGCACGACAACGTCGACTCTGCGGCGGCCAGCGGCAAGGGCGTGGCGGTGTGCAACTGCCCGGGCATGAACGCCGTGGCAGTGGCCGAACTGGCCATGGGCCACATCATCAACTGCGACCGCCGCCTGCCCGCCCAGGACGCCGAGATCCGGACCGGGCAGTGGAATAAGAAGGAATACGCCAAGGCGAGGGGGCTCAAGGGTCTGTCGCTGCTGCTGGTGGGCATGGGCGCCATCGGGCGTGAGGTCGCCACGCGGGCCAACGCCTTTGGTATAGACGTGGTCGGCTGGTCTCGCAGTCTGACGCCGCAGAGCGCCGAGCAGATGGGCGTGCGTTTTGGTGGCAGCAGCCAGGACGACCTGAGGAAGCTGCTGGGCGACGCCGACGTAGTGAGCGTCCACGTTGCGGCCACGCCCGAGACCAAGGGCATGTGCGACGCGTCGTTCTTTGGCGCGATGAAGGATGGGGCGTACTTCATCAACACCGCGCGCGGCACGCTGGTGGACGAGGCGGCCCTGCTCGACGCGATCAAGACCAAGGGCCTGCGCGCCGGCACCGACGTGTACCAGAACCAGCCCGGAACGCCCAACGAGGCGTTCGAGACCTCGCTGGCCGGCAACCCGAGCGTGTGTTGTTCGCACCACTGCGGGGCCTCGACCGACCAGGCCCAGCAGGCCGTGGCCCAGGAGACGGTGCGGATCGTGACCGAGTACCAGAAGACCGGCCAGTTCATCAACATGGTCAACGCGCTCCAGCCCGCCTGA
- the serC gene encoding phosphoserine transaminase, translated as MTASATQGTLTGSENTRGTHNFSAGPAALPEAVIRRVQQDIWDIDGSGIGIMEHSHRGPVVDGVWERTEAACRKLANIPDDYVVMYVQGGASTQFSMVPGNYLPDGGTADYINTGAWSKKAIKEAKLYGNVNVAASSEDSNFDHIPTDIKNSDKPAYLHFTSNNTIFGTEFSAEPRCPDGSFLVCDASSDIFSKPIDVSKYGIIYAGAQKNLGPSGVVLVIMRKDIAERCERTLPSMGMYKTHAENDSRYNTPPVFGVYVMGVVFEWILENGGLQGMAVRNAAKAQAIYDVLDAGFYKPHAKTGSRSMMNITFNCPSDDLNKKFLSEAQTNRFDGLKGHRSVGGIRASIYNAFPASGCQALAQFMQDFAQKNG; from the coding sequence ATGACGGCATCGGCAACGCAAGGCACGCTCACGGGTTCGGAGAACACGCGCGGCACGCACAACTTCTCGGCCGGCCCGGCGGCACTGCCCGAGGCCGTGATCCGGCGTGTGCAGCAGGACATCTGGGACATCGACGGTAGCGGCATCGGCATCATGGAGCACAGCCACCGGGGGCCCGTGGTCGATGGTGTGTGGGAGCGCACCGAGGCGGCCTGCCGCAAGCTGGCGAACATTCCCGATGATTACGTGGTCATGTACGTACAGGGCGGCGCGTCGACGCAGTTCTCGATGGTCCCGGGCAACTACCTGCCCGACGGCGGCACGGCCGACTACATCAATACCGGCGCATGGTCGAAGAAGGCCATCAAGGAGGCCAAGCTGTACGGCAACGTCAACGTCGCCGCCAGCAGCGAGGACAGCAACTTCGACCACATCCCCACCGACATCAAGAACTCCGACAAGCCGGCTTACCTGCACTTTACCAGCAACAACACGATCTTCGGTACCGAGTTCAGCGCCGAACCCAGGTGCCCCGATGGCTCGTTCCTGGTGTGCGACGCGTCGAGCGACATCTTCAGCAAGCCGATCGACGTGAGCAAGTACGGCATCATCTATGCCGGCGCTCAGAAGAACCTGGGCCCCAGCGGCGTGGTGCTGGTCATCATGCGTAAGGACATCGCCGAGCGCTGCGAGCGCACGCTGCCCAGCATGGGCATGTACAAGACCCACGCCGAGAACGACAGCCGCTACAACACGCCTCCCGTGTTCGGCGTGTACGTCATGGGCGTGGTGTTCGAGTGGATCCTGGAGAACGGCGGCCTGCAGGGCATGGCCGTGCGGAATGCCGCGAAGGCCCAGGCGATCTACGACGTGCTGGACGCGGGCTTTTACAAGCCCCACGCCAAGACCGGCAGCCGCTCGATGATGAACATCACGTTCAACTGCCCGAGCGACGACCTGAACAAGAAGTTCTTGAGCGAGGCCCAGACCAACCGCTTCGACGGGCTCAAGGGCCACCGCTCGGTGGGCGGCATCCGCGCGAGCATCTACAACGCGTTCCCGGCCTCGGGCTGCCAGGCGCTGGCCCAGTTCATGCAAGACTTCGCGCAGAAGAACGGCTGA
- the gluQRS gene encoding tRNA glutamyl-Q(34) synthetase GluQRS has protein sequence MSAQPPEITRLAPSPTGALHLGNARTFVVNWILARRHGWCVVMRIEDLDGPRVKPEAIDQTLETLRWLGLDWDGGPSIQSHDLEPHARAMDALARAALAYPCELTRTEIAAAASAPHAGDAAPAAVTRPARLEASRFENRETNWRFATPATPVTIDDAFSGSTTPNLSEDAGDFVIWTKRGMPAYQLAVVVDDARQGVTQVVRGDDLLPSAARQVLLYQALGFSPLPTYTHLPLVLGPDGRRLAKRHGDSRLTTYQRHGVPVERILGLLAHWSLRGQPRIPIELAEFTSRLDVDTMPRGPARFTPEDDAWLLGRS, from the coding sequence ATGAGCGCCCAACCGCCCGAGATCACGCGTCTGGCCCCCTCGCCCACCGGGGCGCTGCACCTGGGCAACGCGCGGACCTTCGTGGTCAACTGGATCCTCGCGCGCCGGCATGGCTGGTGTGTGGTGATGCGCATCGAGGACCTCGACGGCCCGCGCGTCAAGCCCGAGGCGATCGATCAGACCTTGGAGACGCTCCGCTGGCTGGGCCTCGACTGGGACGGCGGGCCCTCGATCCAGAGCCACGACCTGGAGCCGCACGCTCGAGCCATGGATGCCCTGGCCCGTGCGGCACTGGCGTACCCCTGCGAACTCACTCGGACAGAGATCGCAGCCGCGGCTTCGGCTCCGCACGCGGGCGATGCCGCCCCGGCCGCCGTCACGCGACCAGCACGCTTAGAGGCCTCGCGATTTGAGAACCGTGAGACCAACTGGCGTTTCGCGACCCCGGCCACACCGGTCACCATCGACGACGCCTTCTCAGGTAGCACCACACCCAACCTGTCCGAAGACGCCGGCGATTTTGTCATCTGGACCAAGCGCGGCATGCCCGCGTACCAGCTCGCCGTCGTGGTCGACGACGCACGCCAGGGCGTCACCCAGGTCGTGCGAGGCGACGACCTTCTGCCCTCGGCGGCCCGCCAGGTGCTGCTCTACCAGGCCTTGGGCTTCTCACCCTTGCCCACCTACACGCACCTGCCTCTGGTCCTTGGTCCCGATGGCCGCCGCCTGGCCAAGCGCCACGGCGACAGCCGCCTGACCACTTATCAGCGGCATGGCGTGCCCGTCGAGCGCATCCTGGGCTTGCTGGCCCACTGGTCGCTGCGGGGCCAGCCCCGGATTCCCATCGAGCTGGCCGAGTTCACCAGCCGCCTCGACGTCGATACCATGCCCCGCGGGCCAGCCCGCTTCACGCCGGAGGATGACGCATGGCTTCTCGGACGATCCTGA
- a CDS encoding GspE/PulE family protein, with product MGIGTVLLDHGVITQPQLDDALAQQRATGERLDRVLVRMGVVDADQVLQAIGDQFHLDVVDLDTTDVESSVLQTLPASLVQKQRCVPIRQEHGILTVATSDPFELSVLDELRLLTGYSIELVLADDDGLQRFIRANYGVGSDTLDALSAEAGVEVKTKGDEDEIEQAQEASVIKLVNDILLEAVRERATDVHIEPYEHRLIVRYRIDGVLQRANVPESINRFSAAIISRLKIMANMNIAEKRKPQDGRIALKQRLPDQSGRMVLQEFDLRVSVIPMLFGEGVVLRILNKSAVLMELSDLGMPEWIQKGWYGLIERPYGILLVTGPTGSGKSTTLYASLNRIVSEEIKAITVEDPVEYHVGGVNQIQVNTKVGLTFSAGLRSILRHDPDVVMIGEIRDKETAETAVQASLTGHLVFSTLHTNDSPGAMTRLLDMGVEPFLVSSSVEGVLAQRLVRRVCKHCATAYTPDATDLPPGFDPEGDGTLTRGAGCRECRQSGYRGRVGLYELLKSSDRLRDDIMHGRSAGDIAKHALKDGTLQRMSLDGFAKARAGATTISEVMRVLTV from the coding sequence ATGGGAATCGGCACCGTACTACTCGACCACGGGGTCATCACCCAGCCCCAACTGGACGACGCCCTCGCCCAGCAGCGGGCGACCGGAGAGCGCCTCGACCGGGTGCTCGTCCGCATGGGCGTGGTGGACGCCGATCAGGTCCTCCAGGCCATCGGCGACCAATTCCACCTCGACGTGGTCGACCTCGACACGACCGACGTTGAGTCCTCGGTGCTCCAGACCCTTCCGGCCAGCCTGGTGCAGAAGCAACGCTGCGTGCCCATCCGCCAAGAGCACGGCATCCTCACCGTTGCCACCAGCGACCCCTTCGAGCTCAGCGTGCTCGACGAGCTGCGCCTGCTCACCGGCTACAGCATCGAGTTGGTGCTGGCCGACGACGACGGCCTCCAGCGGTTCATCCGCGCCAACTACGGCGTGGGCTCGGACACGCTCGATGCGCTCTCGGCCGAGGCGGGCGTCGAGGTCAAGACTAAGGGCGACGAAGACGAGATCGAGCAGGCCCAGGAAGCCAGCGTCATCAAGCTGGTCAACGACATCCTGCTCGAGGCCGTCCGTGAGCGAGCCACCGACGTCCACATCGAGCCGTACGAGCACCGCCTGATCGTCCGCTACCGCATCGACGGCGTGCTCCAACGCGCGAACGTGCCCGAGTCGATCAACCGTTTCTCGGCGGCGATCATCAGCCGCCTGAAGATCATGGCCAACATGAACATCGCCGAGAAGCGCAAGCCGCAGGACGGCCGCATCGCCCTCAAGCAGCGGCTGCCCGACCAGAGCGGCCGCATGGTGCTGCAAGAGTTCGACCTGCGCGTGAGCGTCATCCCGATGCTCTTCGGCGAGGGCGTCGTACTGCGCATCCTGAACAAGAGCGCCGTGCTGATGGAACTCTCCGACCTGGGCATGCCCGAGTGGATCCAGAAGGGCTGGTACGGGCTCATCGAGCGGCCCTACGGCATCCTCCTGGTTACCGGGCCGACTGGGTCGGGCAAGTCGACCACGCTGTACGCCTCGCTCAACCGCATCGTGAGCGAGGAGATCAAGGCTATCACCGTCGAGGATCCGGTTGAGTATCACGTGGGCGGGGTCAACCAGATTCAGGTAAATACGAAGGTGGGCCTGACGTTCTCCGCGGGCTTACGCAGCATCCTGCGTCACGACCCCGACGTCGTGATGATCGGTGAGATCCGCGACAAGGAGACCGCTGAGACGGCAGTGCAAGCGTCGCTCACGGGCCACCTCGTGTTCAGCACGCTGCACACGAACGACTCACCGGGTGCCATGACTCGCCTGCTTGACATGGGCGTCGAGCCCTTCCTGGTGAGTTCGAGCGTCGAGGGTGTGCTGGCCCAGCGGCTCGTCCGCCGCGTGTGCAAGCACTGCGCCACGGCCTACACACCCGACGCCACCGACCTCCCGCCAGGGTTCGATCCCGAAGGCGATGGGACCTTGACCCGGGGCGCGGGCTGCCGCGAGTGCCGCCAGAGCGGGTATCGTGGCCGCGTGGGCCTGTACGAGTTGCTCAAGAGCAGCGACCGCCTACGCGACGACATCATGCACGGCCGCAGCGCCGGCGACATCGCCAAGCACGCGCTCAAGGACGGCACGCTCCAACGCATGAGCCTGGACGGCTTCGCCAAGGCCCGCGCAGGCGCGACGACCATCTCCGAGGTCATGCGCGTGCTTACCGTCTGA
- a CDS encoding DUF192 domain-containing protein, translating to MASRTILIALFALVSVLMGGCVPGEAVSNDVETITINDQTFFMEVAATDAKRFKGLGGRELVEDDGGMIFIFPRPRVLGFVMRDCLVPIDIAFLDQFGTVVQTHEMPVELPDPGESREDYLAGLTTYSSNAAAMFALEFKAGKLRELGLERGDKIDLDTTRLQQMAR from the coding sequence ATGGCTTCTCGGACGATCCTGATCGCACTCTTTGCTTTGGTCTCGGTTCTGATGGGCGGTTGTGTACCGGGCGAGGCCGTCTCCAACGACGTCGAGACCATTACGATCAACGACCAGACGTTCTTCATGGAGGTTGCCGCCACCGATGCGAAGCGTTTTAAGGGCTTGGGCGGGCGTGAGCTCGTCGAGGACGATGGGGGCATGATCTTCATCTTCCCCCGGCCCCGCGTGCTCGGCTTCGTCATGCGGGACTGCCTCGTGCCGATCGATATCGCCTTTCTCGACCAGTTTGGTACCGTCGTGCAGACCCATGAGATGCCCGTCGAGCTTCCCGACCCCGGTGAGAGCCGAGAGGACTACCTGGCCGGTTTGACCACCTACTCCAGCAACGCTGCCGCGATGTTCGCCTTGGAGTTCAAGGCGGGCAAGCTCCGAGAACTTGGCCTCGAACGGGGCGATAAGATCGATCTCGACACGACTCGCCTCCAGCAGATGGCCCGCTAG